The Hymenobacter sp. 5317J-9 genome has a window encoding:
- a CDS encoding 4-hydroxy-3-methylbut-2-enyl diphosphate reductase, whose translation MPHLHLSVRIDPNSGFCFGVIYAIQMAEDLLDEQGYLYCLGDIVHNDEEVQRLEARGLRIICHEKLAELRNEAVLIRAHGEPPATYQMAMENNLTLIDASCPVVLKLQNRIKASYDRKEKIFIYGKHGHAEVLGLLGQTGGDAVVFESIDELLRHELPENITLYSQTTKSTNSFYNIKGELEGRGYQVNANDTICRQVSNRDKDLRRFAAQFDQIVFVSGTKSSNGKVLYQVCKETNPQTHFISNVGEIQPEWFQPGQSVGICGATSTPMWLMEQVRDQLLSL comes from the coding sequence ATGCCCCACTTGCACCTCAGCGTCCGCATCGACCCCAACTCCGGCTTTTGCTTCGGCGTGATTTACGCCATTCAAATGGCCGAAGACCTGCTCGACGAGCAGGGCTACCTCTATTGCCTGGGCGACATCGTGCACAACGACGAGGAGGTGCAGCGCCTGGAAGCGCGCGGCCTGCGCATCATCTGCCACGAAAAGCTGGCCGAGCTACGCAATGAGGCCGTGCTCATTCGGGCCCACGGCGAGCCCCCGGCCACCTACCAGATGGCCATGGAAAACAACCTGACGCTGATTGACGCCAGCTGCCCCGTGGTGCTCAAGCTGCAGAATCGCATCAAGGCGAGCTACGACCGCAAGGAGAAAATCTTCATCTACGGCAAGCACGGCCACGCCGAAGTGCTGGGCCTGCTGGGCCAGACCGGCGGCGACGCCGTGGTGTTTGAAAGCATCGACGAGCTGCTGCGCCACGAGCTGCCCGAAAATATCACGCTCTACAGCCAGACCACCAAAAGCACCAACAGCTTCTACAACATCAAGGGCGAACTGGAAGGCCGTGGTTACCAAGTGAATGCCAACGACACCATTTGCCGCCAGGTGAGCAACCGCGACAAGGACCTGCGGCGCTTCGCCGCGCAGTTCGACCAGATTGTGTTCGTGTCGGGCACCAAAAGCTCCAACGGCAAGGTGCTCTACCAGGTGTGCAAGGAAACCAACCCGCAAACCCATTTCATCTCGAACGTGGGCGAAATTCAGCCGGAGTGGTTTCAGCCGGGGCAGTCGGTGGGCATTTGCGGCGCCACCAGCACGCCCATGTGGCTGATGGAGCAAGTGCGCGACCAGCTGCTAAGTTTGTAA
- a CDS encoding fatty acid desaturase yields the protein MQTASYPSASPLTRRVVPEPLGLKGVAVAVAVGVCWATLLSFLLAWYRPDWHSPAPYLLVLLQTHLYTGLFITAHDAMHGLVSPNKRLNNAIGTLAAGLFAYNWFPGQLPKHHAHHRHVGTQDDPDFHDGRHPGFLPWFLRFAWNYVTWWQVLLMAATYNVLKLFFPQANVIAFWMIPAILATVQLFFFGTYLPHRGEHAPDNPHKSRSQFRHHLWAFVSCYFFGYHYEHHDQPYLPWWRLWKSK from the coding sequence ATGCAAACTGCTTCCTATCCGTCGGCATCGCCGCTCACCCGCCGTGTGGTGCCCGAGCCGCTGGGCTTGAAAGGCGTAGCGGTGGCGGTGGCGGTGGGCGTGTGCTGGGCGACGTTGCTGAGCTTTTTGCTGGCGTGGTACCGGCCCGACTGGCATAGTCCGGCCCCGTATCTGCTGGTGCTGCTCCAAACGCACCTCTACACCGGCTTATTCATCACTGCGCACGATGCCATGCACGGCTTAGTAAGCCCCAACAAACGGCTCAATAATGCCATCGGCACCTTGGCGGCCGGGCTGTTTGCCTACAACTGGTTTCCGGGCCAGCTGCCCAAGCACCACGCCCACCACCGCCACGTGGGCACGCAGGACGACCCTGATTTTCACGACGGCCGCCACCCCGGCTTCCTGCCCTGGTTCCTGCGCTTCGCCTGGAACTACGTGACCTGGTGGCAGGTGCTGCTGATGGCGGCCACCTATAACGTGCTGAAGCTGTTTTTCCCGCAGGCCAACGTCATTGCCTTCTGGATGATACCGGCTATTCTGGCCACGGTCCAGCTCTTTTTCTTTGGCACCTACCTGCCGCACCGCGGCGAGCACGCGCCCGATAACCCGCATAAATCGCGCAGCCAGTTTCGGCACCACCTGTGGGCCTTTGTGAGCTGCTACTTCTTCGGGTATCACTACGAGCACCACGACCAGCCCTATCTACCCTGGTGGCGGCTGTGGAAATCGAAATAG
- a CDS encoding phytoene/squalene synthase family protein, with protein MDHVKLFTDTSLACSKLITGRYSTSFTLGIRTLDERLHLPVYAVYGFVRWADEIVDTFHDHDKAALLADFRRQTYEALDTGLSFNPVLHAFQHVVRRYGIDREFIEAFLHSMALDLEDQNYHPDLYNEYIYGSAEVVGLMCLRVFCDGDDALFERLREPARRLGAAFQKVNFLRDIRSDYEERGRVYFPGVVYQRFNDATKSEIEVDIKADFEAAYAGIQQLPRSAKLGVYLAYVYYLKLFYKIKKLPAARILGERVRVPDNTKLLLLLGSYFRYRLSRI; from the coding sequence ATGGACCACGTTAAACTCTTCACCGACACCAGCCTGGCTTGCAGCAAACTCATCACGGGGCGCTACAGCACTTCGTTCACGCTGGGCATTCGCACGCTCGACGAGCGCCTGCACCTGCCGGTGTACGCCGTGTATGGGTTTGTGCGCTGGGCCGATGAAATCGTGGACACCTTTCATGACCATGACAAGGCCGCGCTACTGGCCGATTTCCGCCGCCAGACCTACGAGGCCCTGGACACGGGCCTGAGCTTCAACCCGGTGCTGCACGCGTTTCAGCACGTGGTGCGCCGCTACGGCATCGACCGCGAGTTCATCGAGGCCTTCCTGCACAGCATGGCGCTCGATTTGGAGGACCAGAACTACCACCCCGACCTCTACAACGAGTACATCTACGGCTCGGCCGAAGTGGTGGGGCTGATGTGCCTGCGGGTGTTTTGCGACGGTGACGACGCGCTGTTTGAGCGCCTGCGTGAGCCGGCCCGGCGGCTGGGGGCGGCATTTCAGAAAGTCAATTTTCTGCGCGACATCCGCTCCGACTACGAGGAGCGGGGCCGCGTATACTTCCCCGGCGTGGTGTACCAGCGCTTCAACGACGCCACCAAGAGCGAGATTGAGGTCGACATCAAGGCCGATTTTGAAGCCGCCTACGCGGGCATTCAGCAGCTGCCGCGCTCGGCCAAGCTGGGCGTGTATTTGGCCTATGTGTACTACCTGAAGCTGTTTTATAAAATCAAAAAGCTGCCGGCGGCCCGCATCCTGGGTGAGCGGGTGCGGGTGCCCGACAACACCAAGCTGCTGCTGCTGCTGGGCTCGTATTTCCGCTACCGGCTGTCGCGCATCTGA